The Cellulomonas shaoxiangyii sequence AGCGACCGCGCCGACACCGCGTCGCCCACCGCACCGGCGCCGGCCGGCAGCCAGAGCAGCAACGACCGCATCGTGTGGGTCGACTGCGAGATGACCGGCCTCGACCTCGAGCACGACGCGCTCGTCGAGGTCGCCGCCGTCGTCACCGACTCCGAGCTGCGGGTCCTCGGCGACGGCGTCGACGTCGTCATCGCGCCCCCGCCCGCGGCCCTGGAGCAGATGGGCGAGTTCGTCCGCAGCATGCACACGACGTCCGGGCTGCTCCCGGCGCTCGAGCACGGCGTGACGCTCGAGGAGGCGCAGGAGCAGGTCCTCGCGTACGTGCGGCAGTGGGTGCCCGAGCCGGGCAAGGCACCGCTCGCGGGCAACTCGGTGGGCACCGACAAGACGTTCCTCGACCGTGACATGCCCGAGCTGGTGGGCCACCTGCACTACCGGGTCGTCGACGTGTCCTCGATCAAGGAGCTGGCCCGCCGCTGGTACCCGCGCGTGTACTTCGCGGCGCCGGAGAAGAACGGGGGCCACCGTGCCCTCGCCGACATCCTCGAGAGCATCGACGAGCTGCGGTACTACCGCGCGGCGCTGATGCCGGCGGGCGCGGGGCCGGACTCGGCGACCGCCCGCCGCGCGGCCGCCGAGGTCGTCGCGACGAGCGTCAAGCGGGGCGTCCTCGCCGAGTGAGTCCGGGAGGTCGGTGCCCGCGGAGCGATCCACGGGCACCGACGTCCTGCGACGACGCGTCCTGCGACGACGCATGCCCGGAACGACGCGTCCCGGGAACGACGCAGGGCGCCGGCCTGAGGCCGACGCCCTGCGAGAGGGTGGCTAACGGGACTTGAACCCGCGACCCCCTGGACCACAACCAGGTGCTCTACCAGGCTGAGCTATAGCCACCACGTCGGGCACGCGAACGCGCCCCGGCCCGCCGCTGACGCGGTGGGCCGTCAGAAAGTGTAGCGGAGCAGAACCGGCCTCCGGACACGCCCGGCCCACCGCCCACCGTGGGCGCCGTCACAGCCGCGCCGCGACCGCCTCCGCGAAGCGCTCCACGGCACCCTCCGCCTGGTCGAAGAACAGCGACGGCTCCGTGAGCTCGACCTCCAGCACCACGGGCTCTCCCGCGTCGTCGGGGATGAGGTCGACGCGCGTGTAGAGCAGCGGTGCCCGGTCCGGGAAGATCTCCGCGATCGCGGCGACGGCCCGGTCGGCCAGCGCACGCTCGGCGTCCGTGGCGTCCCGCGGCGTCATGGCCTCGTCGCGGTACAGCACGCCCTCGGCGTCGGCCGCCCGGTACGGCCCCTCGAGGAGCGGCCCCTTGCGGACCGAGTGGCTGAACTCCCCGTCGACGTACACCAGCGCGGTCTCACCCTCGGTGTCGACCCGGGTGAGGTAGCGCTGCAGCATCACGTGCCGGCCCACGGCGAGCAGGTTCTTGGCGTGCGTGATGGCGAGCGAGCGGGACGGCGTGACGCCCGCGTCGTAGCGCCCCGTGTCGCGCGAGCCCGCACTGACCGTGGGCTTGATGACGAAGTCGCCGAACGCGGGGAACCGCGTGTGGATCGCCCGCGAGTTGAGCTGCCGCTCGGGGTCGAGCCAGATGGTCGGCACGATCGGGATGCCGCGCTGCTCGAGGTCGCGCAGGTACGTCTTGTCGATGTTCCACGCCACCACGTCGGACGGGTTGATCAGCGTGGACGTGCGCTCGACGCGCCGCGTCCACTCGATGAACTGCGCGGGGCGGTCCGTGTAGTCCCACGTCGAGCGGATGAGCACGTGCGGGTAGGCCCCCCAGTCGACGGTCGGGTCGTCCCAGACGACGACGTCCGACGGCACGCCCCGCGCGCTCAGCGCGGCGCGCAGCGTGTGGTCGTCCGCGTCCAGCTTGGGCAGCTCGGCACAGGTCGCCAGGGCCAGGCGTGCGGTGGGTTCGCTCACGAGGGGCACTGTACCCAGGGCGTGTGACACCGTGGCGCGGCGACGCCCGCGGCGGCGTGCTCGGCGCTCAGCCCGTACCCGCGGCGTCGTCCGTGAGGCGGTGCAGCGCACGGACGACCGACTGGGCGGTGACCGTCCCCACCACGACCCCGTCGTCGACGACCGGCACGGCCGTGAGCGCCGTCCCACGGGCGTCCACCGCGCGCGTCAGCACCGTGACCACGTCCCCCAGCTCCGCGCCGAGCCGGACCGCGTCCGCGCCCAGCCGGACCCCGTCCGCGGTCGGCGCCGCACGGCCGCGCGTGCCCGGCCCGCCCTCGCGGCCGTCGTCCGGGACGGGCTCGAGGTCCGCCCGCTCGAGGCGGCCGAGGGCGAGCAGCCGCGCGACGCGCCCGCGCCCCACCAGGTCCGCCACGGCCGCGGACGCGGGCCGCGCCACGACCTCGAGCGGGGGTGCCACCTGCTCGACGTGGGCGCCGGCGCCCAGCACCACGACGCGGTCCGCCATCCGCACGGCCTCGTCGATGTCGTGGGTCACCATCATCACGGTCGTGCCGAGCTCGCGCTGCAGGCGCAGGAACTCGGTCTGCAGCCGCGCCCGGCCCACGGGGTCGACGGCGCCGAACGGCTCGTCCATGAGCAGCACGGGCGGGTCGGCCGCGAGCGCCCGCGCCACGCCGACGCGCTGCCGCTCGCCGCCCGACAGCTCGTGGGGCCAGCGGCGTGCGTACCGGTCCGGCGCCAGCCCGACGAGCTCCAGCAGCTCGTCGACGCGCCGGCGCGTGCGCCCGCGGTCCCAGCCGAGGAGCCCGGGCACGGTGGCGACGTTCTGCGCGACGGTGCGGTGGGGGAACAGCCCGACGTGCTGGATGACGTAGCCGATGCGGCGCCGCAGCCGGACCGGGTCGGCCCGCGTCACGTCCTCCTCGCCCAGGAGGATGCGGCCCGACGTCGGCTCGACGAGCCGGTTCGCCATGCGCAGGGTGGTCGACTTGCCGCAGCCCGACGGCCCCACGAGGACGAGCATCTCGTGCTCGCCGACCGCGAGGGAGAGGTTGTCGACCGCCACCGAGCCGGCGTACTCCTTGCGGACCGCCTCGAACGTGATGGCCGGCGCCGAGCCGGGCGCCGGCGGCACGGGCACGGCCCCGCCGCCCTCGGTATCCGTCACGGCGAAGGACGCTACTGGTGCCCTCCGACAGCCGCGAACGGACGTCGGCCGCAGCGGCCGGTGCACCGCGAGGACGGTGCGGCGGCACGGCCCCGCCGCGCGCCGCCGGGAGGGCGCCGGAGGATGGCCCGGGGGCGCGTGTCGGACCCTCCCAGTAGCGTCGTCGCGTGTCCCCCGGCCCGGTCGCCACCGCCGTCGCCAACCCGTGGTTCTCGTGGACGTACCTCGAACGCAACGGGCAGGACGTGCTGCGCCATCTGGAGCAGCACGCCGCCCTGACGGCGCAGGCCGTGCTCCTCGCGCTCGCCGTCGCCCTCCCCCTGGCGGCCCTCGCCCACGTGCGGCCGCGCCTGGCGGGCGTCGTGCTCGCGGGCACGGGCGTCCTGTACACCGTCCCGTCCCTGGCGCTGTTCGCCGTCCTCGCGCCGTACACCGGCATCGGCCGCAGGACCGTGCTCATCGGGCTCGTGGTCTACGCGCTGCTCGTGCTCGTGCGCAACGTGCTCGTCGGCCTGCAGGGTGTCGACCCCGCGGTGCGAGACGCGGCGCGCGGCATGGGCTACGGGCGGGTGCGCATGCTGCTCGCGGTCGAGCTCCCGCAGGCGGTGCCGGCGGTGGTCACGGGCCTGCGGCTGGCGACGGTCAGCACCGTCGCGCTCGTGACCGTCGGCGTCGTGGTGGGCTACGGCGGCCTGGGTCAGCTGATGTTCCGCGGCTTCCGCAGCAACTACCGGGCCGAGGTCGTCACCGCGACCGTGCTGTGCCTGCTGCTGGCGCTGGTCGCCGACCTGCTGCTCGCGACGCTGGGGCGCCTGCTCACACCGTGGCACCGGTCGTCGCGCCGGGGGCGCGGCGCGTCCCCGGACGCGTCGGGGCCGACGGCACCCGGGCCGGCGGCCGCGGCCGCCCCGGCCCGTCGGGTGCCCGGAGAGGAGGCGGCGTGGACGTCCTGACCGAGGCCGTGCGCTGGCTGAACGACCCCCTGAACTGGACGGGGCGCCGCGGCGTGCTGGCGCTGACGGTCGACCACCTGCAGGTGTCGGCCGTCGCGGTGCTGATCGCGCTCGTCGTCGCGCTGCCGGTGGGGCTGTGGCTGGGTCACCGCGGGCGCGGTGCGACCGTCGGCGTCGTGGTGGCCAACACGACGCGGGCCCTGCCGACGCTCGCGCTGCTCATGCTGCTGGCGGCCAGCGGGTTCTTCGGGAACACCGCCACGGCCGTCGCGTGCGCCGTGTTCGCGGTCCCGCCGATCCTCGCGAACGCGGTCACCGGCGTCGCGGGCGTGGAGCCGGAGGTGCGCGACGCCGCCCGCGGCATCGGCATGTCCGCCGCGCGGGTGCTGTGGTCCGTCGAGATCCCGAACGCCGTCCCCCTGGTCGCGGCGGGGATCCGCACCGGGGCCGTGCAGGTGCTCGCGACGGTCCCGCTCGCGGCCCTCGTCGGCGGCACGAGCCTGGGCACCGTGGTCGTCACGGGCTTCGGCACCCAGCAGTACGGCCAGGCGCTCGCCGGAGGGCTGCTCGTGGCCGGGCTGTGCCTGCTCGTCGAGGCGCTCCTCGCGCTGGCGCAGCGCGCCGTCACGCCGGCGGGCCTGCGCGCCCGTGAGCGCGCCGGACGCGGTCAGCCGGCCCGCCGCCCCGGCCGCCGCCTCGCACACCGCCCGCGAGCCGCCGCGCTTGCCGGGGGCGCGGGCAGCGGGTCGAATGGGGACGATCACGCGCGGTGAGGCGCCGTGCGCGCCCGACCCGCCCGCAGGGCCGTCCGCGACGGCCGCCGTTCCCGAACGCCTGCGGCCCACCCGACCTGCGACCCCGGGGCCACCGCCCCGCTCGACGCCGACACACACGCCCACCCGCCGACCCGACGACCGGGCGGACGCCCTACCGACAGGAGCACCTCATGCGCACAGCACGGCGCACCCGCACCACCGCGCTCGCCGCGCTCGCCGTCGCGACCCTCGCCGTCGCCGGCTGCGGCGCTCCGGGCTCGGGCGGCGGCGAGGCCGAGCCGTCCGCCACGAGCACCTCCGGTCTCGCCGCCTGCGATCCCGTCGCCGGCGAGAGCCTGGTCGTTCTCGAGGACGACCTGGGCCTGCAGAACGCGGACAACGTCATCCCGGTCGTCAACGCCGAGGTCGCGCAGCAGAACCCCGCCGTCGTCGAGCTGCTCGACAGCGTGTCCGCCGCGCTCGACACGGACACGCTAATCCAGCTCAACAAGGCCGTCGACATCGACCGGCGCACCTCGAGCGAGGTGGCGCGGGAGTTCGTCGAGGAGGAGGGTCTCGCGGCGTCCGAGCAGACCGGCACGGGCACCGCCCTGACCGTCGGTGCCGCGAACTTCTCGGAGAGCCTCACCCTCGCCGAGATCTACGCCGAGGTGCTGCGCAGCGCCGGCTTCGACGCCCAGGCGCAGAGCATCGGCTCGCGGGAGACGTACCTCCCGGCCCTGCAGGACGGCACGCTGGCCGTGGTGCCCGAGTACGCCGCCACGCTCACGACCTACCTCAGCTCGCAGGTGAACGGCCCCGACGCCGAGTCCGGGGCGTCGGCCGACGTCGACGAGACCGTCGCGGCCCTGACGCCGCTCGCGGAGCAGAGCGGGCTCGTGGTCGGGCAGGCCTCGGCCGCCCAGGACCAGAACGCGTTCGCCGTCACCGCCGAGTTCGCGCAGGAGCACGACGTGCAGACGCTGTCCGAGCTGGCCGAGGCCTGCGGCGGCCTCGTGCTCGCCGGCCCCCCGGAGTGCCCGGAGCGCCCGTTCTGCCAGCCCGGCCTCGAGGAGACGTACGGCCTGGAGATCGGGGACTTCCAGTCCTACGAGCTCTCGCTGATCGGCCCGGCCGTGCGGCAGGGCGAGGCGGCGATCGGCCTGGTCCTGTCCTCCGACGGCTCGCTGGCGAGCACCGAGGACTGACGACCGACGACCGCGGGTGGGCGCGTCGCACGACGCGCCCACCCGCGGCGTGCGTGTCCCCGCATCCGTCCCCGGGCCGGCGGCTCAGCGCCCGTCGGCCTCGAGCAGTCGCAGCCACACCTCGCTGAGCGTGGGGTACGACGGCACGGCGTGCCACAACCGGTGCAGCGGGACCTCGCCCACCACCGCCACGGTCGCCGCGTGCAGCATGTCCGCCACGTCGGGCCCCACGAACGTCGCACCCACCAGCACGTCGCGCGCACGGTCGACGACGACCTGGACGCGGCCCTCGTAGTGCTCCCCGGTCACGCTCGCACCCGCCACGCCGCCCAGGTCGTAGCCGACCACGCCGACGTCGAGGCCCGCCCTTCGCGCCTCCTCCTCCGTGGGCCCCACCCAGGCCACCTGCGGCCGCGTGAAGACGACCTGCGGCACGGCGGCGGCGTCGGCGGTCGCGCGGTACCGGCTCCACGGCCCGGCGCCGGCCTCACCCTCGCGCGAGAGCCCGCGCGGCACCTGCGGGCCGTCCACGCCGCCGCCGGGGCGCGGGTCGAAGCGGGCGGCCAGCACGTCGCCGACGACGCGCGCGTCGTACTTGCCCTGGTGGGTGGTCCCGGTCCGCCCCGTGACGTCGCCGACGGCGAACAGCCACCCGCCCTCGACGCCCTGGACCTGCAGGGCGTCGTCGACCTCGAGAGCGCCGCCGGGCGTGAGGCCGACGGTCTCCAGGCCGAGGTCCTCGGTGGCGGGCCGCCGGCCCGTGGCGACGAGCACCTCGTCGGCCACGAGCTGCTCCGTCCCGGCGGAGGCGTCGCGCGGCTCGTGCTCGACGGTGAGGTGCACGCCCGCGTCGTCACGCGACGCCGCGACGACCGACGCGCGCAGCGCGACCCGCACCCCGCGGTCCACCAGCGCCCGGGCCAGGGCCTCCCCCGCGAACGGCTCGGCCCGGGGCAGCAGCCGGTCGCCCCGCACGAGCAGCGTCACCTCGCTGCCGAGGTCCGCGAACGCGGTGGCCATCTCGACGCCCACGACGCCGCCGCCGACGACGGCGAGGCGCGGCGGCACCGTGTGCGCGCTGGTCGCCTCGCGGCTCGTCCAGGGCCGCACGTCGGCGAGCCCGCCCGCACGCGGGACGGCGGCGACGGACCCGGTCGCCACGACGACGGCGTGCCGGGCGAGGACGCGCGTGTCGGTGTCCTCGTGCGTCAGGACGAGCTCCCGCGCGCCCGTGAGGCGGGCATGGCCGCGCAGCAGCGTCAGGCCCGCTCCCTCGACCCACCGGACCTGGCCGGCGTCGTCCCAGTGGGACGTCACCTCGTCACGCCGCGCGAGGACCGCCGCGACGTCGACGCCACCGGTCACGGCCGCGGCCGCGCCCGGGACGTCGCGGGCGGCGGCGAGCGCGTCGCCGGCCCGCAGCAGCGCCTTGGACGGCATGCACGCCCAGTAGGAGCACTCCCCACCGACCAGCTGCGACTCCACGAGCGCCACGGACAGCCCCGTGCGGGACGCGCGGTCGGCCGCGTTCTCGCCGACCGCGCCGGCACCGAGCACCACGACGTCGAACTCCTGCACCTCGTTGCTCACGTTGCCTCCTCGCCGCGGGCGGCCGGTCCGCCGTCCCCGACAGCGTCGCAGCGCGCGCCCGGGAGCACCACGGTCACCGAGCGCCGAGCTGCTGGTCGGCATGGGCGACGCTGCGGGGCGCCGCACCGCCGCCCCGCGGGTCCGCCGCTGCGGGAGGTGGGAAGCGGTCCGGGTACGACGAAGCCCCGTCAGGTCGGTGACCTGACGGGGCTTCGTGGCTGGTACGCCCCCCGGGACTCGAACCCGGAACCCGCTGATTAAGAGTCAGCTGCTCTGCCAGTTGAGCTAGAGGCGCGCGGCTCGTAGAGATTACCAGGGCCGGGGCGCCGGTTGCGAACTCATGCCGCTCCCGGGGGCCCGCTGTGACGACGCTCACCTGCGACACCGCTGCCGGCGGGCCCGATCGCGCTCGTCACGGTGCCGGCGGCCTCGGCACGTCACCGGGTGCGGCGGCGCCGTCCTGCCACCACGCGTCCTCGGGCAGCCCCTCCGCTGCGAGCAGGTCGGCGGACGTGTCGCCGGTGGGCGTGAGCAGGTCGACGAGCAGCGCCAGGGGGACGTGCTCGGCGAGCAGCTCCTGCGCGTGCTGCATCGCGTCGACGCCCCGCAGGCTCACGGCCTGCTCGAGCACCTGCACCGACGGCGGCGCCGCCGCCTCGTCCGCCGTGGGGACGGGCGACCCGGGGACGGTGGCGGCTGCCATCGCCGGGTCCGCCGGGTCCGTCGTGCCACCGTCCGCGGTCATCCGCTGCTCGTCCACCGAGTCTCCTCGTCCAGGGTCGTCCTGCGCCGCCCGTCGTGCGCCGCGCCCATCATCCGTCGCCGCCGGGGCCGCTGTGCCGTGCGCGGGGGTCTCCCGGTCCGACGTCACAGGTACAGGCCGGTTCCCTCACCGGTCCCGCGCGGCTCCGCGACGCCGTGCACGTCCTTCTCGCGCAGCAGCAGGTACGTGCTGCCCGCGAGCTCGACCTCCGCGCGGTCGTCGGGGTCGAACAGCACGCGGTCGCCGACCTCGACCTGCCGGACCTGCTGGCCGACCGCGACGACGTCGGCCCAGGCGAGCCGCTTGCCCATCGCCGCGGTGGCGGGGATGACGATGCCGGCGGTCGACCGACGCTCGGCCGGGTCGCCCTCGAGGGCGACGAGCAGGCGGTCGTTCAGCATGCGGATGGGCAGGTCGCCGGTGCTGCCCGGGGTCGGTGCGCTCACACCGCCGACGCTACCCGCGCACGTAGGGTGGTCGCCGTCCCGTCCACCGCTCACGCACAGGAGCGCCCGTGCCCCGCCTCGCCGTCGGCGACACCGCCCCCGACTTCACGCTGCCCACCGCGGACGGCGGCACCGTCACGCTCTCCGCCCTCCGGGGGCAGCGCGTCGTCGTGTACTTCTACCCGGCGGCGGCCACGCCGGGCTGCACCACGCAGGCCTGCGACTTCCGCGACTCGCTCGCGTCGCTGCAGGGCGCGGGCTACGCCGTCGTCGGCGTCTCCCCGGACGAGGTCCCGAAGCTCGCCGCGTTCGCCGAGGCCGAGCACCTGACGTTCCCGCTCGCGTCGGAC is a genomic window containing:
- the orn gene encoding oligoribonuclease — protein: MSTAGTSPSSDRADTASPTAPAPAGSQSSNDRIVWVDCEMTGLDLEHDALVEVAAVVTDSELRVLGDGVDVVIAPPPAALEQMGEFVRSMHTTSGLLPALEHGVTLEEAQEQVLAYVRQWVPEPGKAPLAGNSVGTDKTFLDRDMPELVGHLHYRVVDVSSIKELARRWYPRVYFAAPEKNGGHRALADILESIDELRYYRAALMPAGAGPDSATARRAAAEVVATSVKRGVLAE
- a CDS encoding ATP-grasp domain-containing protein: MSEPTARLALATCAELPKLDADDHTLRAALSARGVPSDVVVWDDPTVDWGAYPHVLIRSTWDYTDRPAQFIEWTRRVERTSTLINPSDVVAWNIDKTYLRDLEQRGIPIVPTIWLDPERQLNSRAIHTRFPAFGDFVIKPTVSAGSRDTGRYDAGVTPSRSLAITHAKNLLAVGRHVMLQRYLTRVDTEGETALVYVDGEFSHSVRKGPLLEGPYRAADAEGVLYRDEAMTPRDATDAERALADRAVAAIAEIFPDRAPLLYTRVDLIPDDAGEPVVLEVELTEPSLFFDQAEGAVERFAEAVAARL
- a CDS encoding ABC transporter ATP-binding protein encodes the protein MPPAPGSAPAITFEAVRKEYAGSVAVDNLSLAVGEHEMLVLVGPSGCGKSTTLRMANRLVEPTSGRILLGEEDVTRADPVRLRRRIGYVIQHVGLFPHRTVAQNVATVPGLLGWDRGRTRRRVDELLELVGLAPDRYARRWPHELSGGERQRVGVARALAADPPVLLMDEPFGAVDPVGRARLQTEFLRLQRELGTTVMMVTHDIDEAVRMADRVVVLGAGAHVEQVAPPLEVVARPASAAVADLVGRGRVARLLALGRLERADLEPVPDDGREGGPGTRGRAAPTADGVRLGADAVRLGAELGDVVTVLTRAVDARGTALTAVPVVDDGVVVGTVTAQSVVRALHRLTDDAAGTG
- a CDS encoding ABC transporter permease subunit, whose protein sequence is MSPGPVATAVANPWFSWTYLERNGQDVLRHLEQHAALTAQAVLLALAVALPLAALAHVRPRLAGVVLAGTGVLYTVPSLALFAVLAPYTGIGRRTVLIGLVVYALLVLVRNVLVGLQGVDPAVRDAARGMGYGRVRMLLAVELPQAVPAVVTGLRLATVSTVALVTVGVVVGYGGLGQLMFRGFRSNYRAEVVTATVLCLLLALVADLLLATLGRLLTPWHRSSRRGRGASPDASGPTAPGPAAAAAPARRVPGEEAAWTS
- a CDS encoding ABC transporter permease, which encodes MDVLTEAVRWLNDPLNWTGRRGVLALTVDHLQVSAVAVLIALVVALPVGLWLGHRGRGATVGVVVANTTRALPTLALLMLLAASGFFGNTATAVACAVFAVPPILANAVTGVAGVEPEVRDAARGIGMSAARVLWSVEIPNAVPLVAAGIRTGAVQVLATVPLAALVGGTSLGTVVVTGFGTQQYGQALAGGLLVAGLCLLVEALLALAQRAVTPAGLRARERAGRGQPARRPGRRLAHRPRAAALAGGAGSGSNGDDHAR
- a CDS encoding glycine betaine ABC transporter substrate-binding protein: MRTARRTRTTALAALAVATLAVAGCGAPGSGGGEAEPSATSTSGLAACDPVAGESLVVLEDDLGLQNADNVIPVVNAEVAQQNPAVVELLDSVSAALDTDTLIQLNKAVDIDRRTSSEVAREFVEEEGLAASEQTGTGTALTVGAANFSESLTLAEIYAEVLRSAGFDAQAQSIGSRETYLPALQDGTLAVVPEYAATLTTYLSSQVNGPDAESGASADVDETVAALTPLAEQSGLVVGQASAAQDQNAFAVTAEFAQEHDVQTLSELAEACGGLVLAGPPECPERPFCQPGLEETYGLEIGDFQSYELSLIGPAVRQGEAAIGLVLSSDGSLASTED
- a CDS encoding dihydrolipoyl dehydrogenase family protein, which translates into the protein MSNEVQEFDVVVLGAGAVGENAADRASRTGLSVALVESQLVGGECSYWACMPSKALLRAGDALAAARDVPGAAAAVTGGVDVAAVLARRDEVTSHWDDAGQVRWVEGAGLTLLRGHARLTGARELVLTHEDTDTRVLARHAVVVATGSVAAVPRAGGLADVRPWTSREATSAHTVPPRLAVVGGGVVGVEMATAFADLGSEVTLLVRGDRLLPRAEPFAGEALARALVDRGVRVALRASVVAASRDDAGVHLTVEHEPRDASAGTEQLVADEVLVATGRRPATEDLGLETVGLTPGGALEVDDALQVQGVEGGWLFAVGDVTGRTGTTHQGKYDARVVGDVLAARFDPRPGGGVDGPQVPRGLSREGEAGAGPWSRYRATADAAAVPQVVFTRPQVAWVGPTEEEARRAGLDVGVVGYDLGGVAGASVTGEHYEGRVQVVVDRARDVLVGATFVGPDVADMLHAATVAVVGEVPLHRLWHAVPSYPTLSEVWLRLLEADGR
- a CDS encoding GroES family chaperonin; this encodes MLNDRLLVALEGDPAERRSTAGIVIPATAAMGKRLAWADVVAVGQQVRQVEVGDRVLFDPDDRAEVELAGSTYLLLREKDVHGVAEPRGTGEGTGLYL
- the bcp gene encoding thioredoxin-dependent thiol peroxidase, encoding MPRLAVGDTAPDFTLPTADGGTVTLSALRGQRVVVYFYPAAATPGCTTQACDFRDSLASLQGAGYAVVGVSPDEVPKLAAFAEAEHLTFPLASDPSHAVLEAWGAWGEKQNYGRTVTGVIRSTVVVDAEGVVTLAQYNVRATGHVAKLRRDLGLD